A genomic region of Lysinibacillus sp. 2017 contains the following coding sequences:
- a CDS encoding PepSY domain-containing protein, whose protein sequence is MNMKDFALGVVTGVAAAIVVKEMSERVSPYASPNNILNSIKDEFRKQAPIDGSWIYMKTENFSNGFTETPVYRGGISRTLDGEIENYEFAADARSGAIIDIQQV, encoded by the coding sequence ATGAACATGAAAGATTTTGCATTAGGCGTAGTAACAGGCGTTGCAGCAGCAATCGTCGTGAAAGAAATGAGTGAACGCGTTTCACCGTATGCATCTCCAAACAATATTTTAAACAGTATTAAAGATGAATTTAGAAAACAAGCACCAATTGATGGTTCATGGATTTATATGAAGACTGAAAACTTTAGCAACGGTTTTACAGAAACACCTGTATATCGTGGCGGTATTTCTCGCACATTGGATGGAGAAATAGAAAACTATGAATTCGCAGCAGATGCACGCTCTGGCGCAATTATAGATATTCAACAAGTTTAA
- a CDS encoding MBL fold metallo-hydrolase, whose translation MDRYVFHNMTLTWLDGGITALDGGAMFGVVPKALWSRKYPVNEFNQIELPCEPMLVQYEGKNYLIDSGVGAGKLNEKQLRNFGVSEQSTIEKSLAELGLTPSDIDAILMTHLHFDHAGGLTKWEDDKLVPVFPKAVIYTTKTEWDEMQNPNIRSKNTYWKENWEPIQHLVKPFEGELEVVPGLKMIHTGGHSDGHSVIRIEQNGEVLLHMADIMPTHAHQNPLWVLAYDDYPMTSIFAKEKLVKEALENSYRFIFYHDAYYRMIQWGADGKEVIDKLERSKQNLIPYNL comes from the coding sequence ATGGATCGTTACGTATTTCACAACATGACTTTAACTTGGTTGGATGGTGGCATCACAGCACTGGATGGCGGGGCAATGTTTGGGGTAGTGCCAAAAGCACTGTGGTCACGCAAATATCCAGTCAATGAGTTTAATCAAATTGAGCTACCATGTGAGCCAATGTTAGTTCAATACGAAGGTAAAAATTATTTAATCGATTCTGGTGTGGGAGCTGGAAAATTAAATGAAAAGCAACTTCGTAATTTTGGGGTATCTGAACAATCAACAATCGAAAAAAGCTTAGCTGAACTTGGGCTTACGCCAAGCGATATCGATGCAATTTTAATGACGCATCTGCATTTTGATCATGCGGGTGGCTTAACGAAGTGGGAAGATGATAAGCTTGTACCAGTGTTCCCTAAAGCAGTTATTTACACAACAAAAACCGAGTGGGATGAAATGCAAAATCCAAACATCCGCTCCAAAAATACGTATTGGAAAGAAAACTGGGAGCCGATTCAACATTTAGTGAAGCCCTTTGAAGGTGAGCTAGAAGTGGTGCCAGGTTTGAAAATGATTCATACAGGTGGTCATAGTGACGGTCATTCGGTTATACGCATCGAGCAAAATGGAGAAGTGTTGCTACATATGGCAGATATTATGCCAACACATGCGCATCAAAATCCGTTATGGGTGCTTGCGTATGATGATTATCCTATGACAAGTATTTTTGCAAAAGAGAAGTTAGTAAAAGAAGCCCTTGAAAATAGCTATCGCTTTATTTTTTATCATGATGCTTATTACCGCATGATTCAGTGGGGTGCTGATGGTAAAGAGGTTATTGATAAGTTAGAGCGTTCTAAACAAAATTTAATTCCTTATAATTTATAA
- the trmB gene encoding tRNA (guanosine(46)-N7)-methyltransferase TrmB: protein MRLKHKPWAPEYIGAHPDVIIPNPENYKGKWNEVFGNDNPVHIEVGTGKGQFVIGMALQNPDINYIGIELFDSVIVCALEKIEAANKPANLRLLKINGAKLEEYFAKGDVNRVYLNFSDPWPKTRHAKRRLTHGGFLKVYENVLVDNGEIHFKTDNRGLFEYSLVSMNEYGMALKYVSLDLHVNMPEDNIMTEYEERFSKLGQPIYRLECQFVKSK from the coding sequence GTGAGATTAAAACATAAACCTTGGGCACCAGAATACATTGGGGCACATCCAGATGTCATTATTCCAAACCCAGAAAACTATAAAGGCAAGTGGAATGAAGTTTTTGGTAACGACAATCCAGTTCATATCGAAGTAGGTACGGGTAAAGGTCAATTCGTTATTGGAATGGCTTTACAAAATCCAGATATTAACTATATCGGTATTGAATTATTTGATAGCGTCATCGTTTGCGCATTAGAAAAAATTGAAGCGGCCAATAAGCCTGCAAATTTACGTCTATTAAAAATTAACGGCGCAAAATTAGAAGAATATTTTGCGAAAGGTGACGTAAACCGCGTGTATTTGAACTTTTCAGATCCATGGCCAAAAACGCGTCACGCGAAACGCCGCTTAACTCATGGCGGTTTCTTGAAAGTCTATGAAAATGTTTTAGTCGATAACGGCGAAATCCATTTTAAAACGGATAACCGTGGTCTATTTGAATATTCTTTAGTAAGTATGAATGAATATGGCATGGCACTAAAATATGTATCTCTTGATTTACATGTAAACATGCCAGAAGATAACATCATGACTGAGTACGAAGAGAGATTTTCGAAATTAGGTCAGCCGATTTATCGATTAGAATGTCAATTTGTAAAATCAAAATAG
- a CDS encoding diacylglycerol kinase family protein → MKLHFIINPSAGNGRGKKIWLQFEQQLTIPYEVHWTEYAGHTVEIAQQIAGQATEKNPACLIAIGGDGTIHEVVNGAALYENVYIGAISAGSGNDFKRGFATFENAKQIEQFFTFIDATSHDYGIAQFNGQSKFFVNNFGVGFDALVAITANESKLKNSLNRFKLGKLSYPYFVILALFTFKPFRLTVTQDGQQKVVDNVWFTTISNQPYFGGGMNLSPTSNTSDGELEVTVVSNLSKWKLLFLFGSVFFAKHTKLKEVNQFSCKDITLVLDERMAVHADGEKQLVNDKHTEIYLTTKRNGWKLAK, encoded by the coding sequence TTGAAATTACATTTTATCATTAATCCATCTGCGGGAAATGGACGCGGTAAAAAGATTTGGCTACAATTCGAACAACAATTAACAATTCCATATGAAGTACATTGGACAGAGTATGCGGGTCATACGGTAGAAATCGCACAGCAAATTGCAGGTCAAGCAACTGAAAAAAATCCAGCATGTCTCATCGCAATTGGTGGAGATGGTACGATTCATGAAGTGGTAAACGGTGCAGCACTTTATGAAAATGTGTATATTGGAGCAATATCAGCAGGCTCGGGTAATGATTTTAAACGAGGGTTTGCAACTTTTGAAAATGCAAAGCAAATCGAACAGTTTTTCACATTTATTGATGCTACGTCGCATGATTACGGTATTGCACAGTTTAACGGTCAGTCAAAATTTTTTGTGAATAACTTCGGTGTAGGCTTTGATGCATTAGTAGCGATTACAGCAAATGAATCCAAATTAAAAAATTCATTAAATCGTTTCAAGTTAGGGAAATTAAGTTATCCTTATTTTGTTATTTTGGCACTCTTTACATTTAAACCGTTCCGTTTAACTGTTACGCAAGATGGTCAACAAAAGGTAGTGGATAATGTATGGTTTACAACAATTAGTAATCAGCCCTATTTTGGCGGTGGCATGAATTTATCGCCAACTTCGAATACATCAGACGGGGAGTTAGAGGTAACGGTAGTTTCGAATTTATCGAAGTGGAAGTTGTTATTTCTATTTGGTAGTGTATTTTTTGCTAAGCATACGAAATTAAAAGAAGTTAATCAGTTTTCTTGTAAAGACATTACATTAGTTCTCGATGAACGAATGGCGGTACATGCGGATGGTGAAAAGCAACTGGTCAATGACAAGCATACCGAAATTTATTTGACAACGAAAAGAAACGGTTGGAAATTAGCAAAATAA
- a CDS encoding nuclease-related domain-containing protein produces MAQLLKIQDYISRYQIDLARYPTQFIRLKQNQWERVKHQWQTGEVIEQWEHLEGDEIQEDKKPSIFQKFFPFKKEKEEIIEEFEDIEQVKISNDWAIEESIPEEDTTLFFEPNMVYAPKTMEELKKMFIDQFFHFQMKWASSTLRERSYVDPKYMRDPFLRAILQTLPDNYLVFYFPIIRVKKAPIELDIMIMTPTDCLCITVLEQEDQAVYIANSDRFWVKKVGKAEKKVLSPLIQLNRMEKVIEQLFVQNGIEMPIRKILLTRNGYIDYPGNMYGVQFVDKRKFPEWMQQLKHSVSPMKHMQIRAAQAVLSNVQTTSFHRDIWNTDTAKKED; encoded by the coding sequence ATGGCTCAGCTCTTAAAAATACAAGATTATATTTCACGCTATCAGATAGATTTAGCGCGCTATCCTACTCAATTTATACGTTTAAAGCAAAATCAGTGGGAACGCGTCAAACATCAATGGCAAACCGGAGAAGTAATTGAACAATGGGAACACTTAGAAGGAGATGAGATTCAAGAGGATAAAAAGCCGTCGATTTTCCAAAAGTTCTTTCCGTTTAAAAAAGAAAAAGAAGAAATTATAGAAGAATTTGAAGATATTGAACAAGTGAAAATCTCAAATGATTGGGCAATAGAAGAATCCATTCCAGAAGAAGATACAACGCTATTTTTTGAACCAAATATGGTGTACGCTCCAAAAACAATGGAAGAGCTAAAGAAAATGTTTATCGATCAATTTTTCCATTTTCAAATGAAATGGGCAAGTTCAACGCTCCGCGAAAGATCATATGTCGATCCAAAATATATGCGTGATCCATTCCTTCGAGCAATTCTTCAAACATTACCAGACAATTATTTAGTTTTTTACTTTCCAATTATTCGTGTCAAAAAAGCACCAATCGAATTAGATATTATGATTATGACGCCTACAGATTGTCTGTGTATTACCGTTTTAGAGCAAGAAGATCAAGCTGTTTACATTGCGAACAGTGATCGATTTTGGGTAAAAAAAGTAGGGAAGGCTGAGAAAAAGGTACTTAGTCCACTTATTCAACTCAACCGTATGGAAAAAGTGATTGAACAATTATTTGTTCAAAATGGAATTGAAATGCCAATCCGCAAAATCTTATTAACACGAAACGGCTATATTGATTATCCAGGTAATATGTATGGTGTTCAATTTGTTGATAAACGAAAATTCCCAGAATGGATGCAACAATTAAAACACTCTGTATCGCCAATGAAGCATATGCAAATTCGAGCTGCACAAGCCGTGTTAAGTAATGTACAAACAACATCATTCCATCGTGATATTTGGAATACCGATACGGCAAAGAAGGAAGATTAG
- the dat gene encoding D-amino-acid transaminase → MGYSLLNDQIVKDEEIVVDKEDRGYQFGDGVYEVVKVYNGELFTAKEHIDRFYASAEKIRITIPYTKDKLHQLIHRLVEANQVDTGHVYFQITRGTSPRNHIFPGDDVLPVLTGNTKENPRPVQNFENGVKATFVEDIRWLRCDIKSLNLLGAVLAKQEAHEKGCYEAILHRAETVTEGSASNIYGIKDGVLYTHPADNFILNGITRQVILKCAEEIGMSVKEEAFTKEQLLMMDEAIVSSTTSEVTPIIDIDGTIVGGGTPGEWTRKLQAQFETKIPKGIRA, encoded by the coding sequence ATGGGCTATAGTTTATTAAATGATCAAATCGTTAAAGATGAAGAAATCGTTGTAGATAAAGAAGACCGTGGTTATCAGTTTGGTGACGGTGTATACGAAGTTGTTAAAGTATACAATGGAGAGTTATTTACAGCTAAAGAACATATCGACCGTTTTTATGCGAGTGCTGAAAAAATTCGAATTACGATTCCTTATACGAAAGATAAATTACATCAATTAATTCATCGATTAGTGGAAGCCAATCAAGTAGATACAGGACATGTTTATTTCCAAATCACACGCGGTACGTCACCTCGTAATCACATTTTTCCTGGGGATGATGTGTTGCCTGTATTAACAGGAAATACAAAAGAAAATCCACGACCTGTACAAAATTTTGAAAACGGCGTAAAGGCAACATTCGTTGAGGATATTCGTTGGTTACGTTGCGATATTAAATCATTAAATTTACTAGGTGCAGTTTTAGCGAAGCAAGAAGCACATGAGAAAGGTTGCTATGAAGCGATTTTACATCGCGCGGAAACAGTAACGGAAGGCTCAGCTTCTAACATTTATGGTATTAAAGACGGCGTTCTATATACACATCCGGCAGATAATTTTATTTTAAATGGAATTACACGTCAAGTGATTCTAAAGTGTGCTGAGGAAATTGGTATGTCTGTAAAAGAAGAAGCATTTACTAAAGAGCAACTCCTTATGATGGACGAAGCGATTGTTTCTTCAACGACATCTGAAGTGACACCAATTATTGATATTGACGGCACAATTGTTGGCGGCGGAACACCAGGTGAATGGACACGTAAATTACAAGCACAATTCGAAACAAAAATTCCTAAAGGGATTCGTGCTTAA
- the pepV gene encoding dipeptidase PepV — translation MNWLEIAEKRKSELLEELQQLIQIESVLDEQNTSPEMPFGPGPRAALDFMLAKGKAQGMRVKNVDNMAGHIEMGEGKELVGLLCHVDVVPTGDPATWTYPPFEGRVVDGKVIGRGAIDDKGPTIAAWLAMKMIKDEGIELNKRVRMIIGSDEESGFRCVDRYFEKEEMPSIGFAPDADFPLINAEKGIAHLVFSSAKPTGKEQLVSLKAGKRTNMVPEEAVAKLKFVETNINGNFQKFLLENNVEGSIIEAEEGHLITVKGKSAHAMEPEKGRNAAVYLAKFLQTVLTSGQDKQFVDFLVTVFEGDHYGSALKLNFEDEMSGPTTLNPGIITFDENGASIEVSMRYSVTYPFEEKITMAQAELQHHQVTLDVAGNSTPHYVSEEDDLIQTLLEVYRKYSGDFSKPLSTGGGTYARVMKKGVAFGMLFPGEPDVAHQADEFVVIENLVKAAAIYAEAIVKLASK, via the coding sequence ATGAATTGGTTAGAAATCGCAGAAAAAAGAAAATCGGAATTATTAGAGGAATTACAACAGCTAATTCAAATTGAAAGTGTACTTGATGAACAAAATACATCACCAGAAATGCCATTTGGACCTGGTCCGAGAGCGGCATTAGATTTTATGTTAGCAAAAGGCAAAGCGCAAGGAATGCGTGTGAAAAATGTAGACAATATGGCTGGTCATATTGAAATGGGAGAAGGCAAGGAACTAGTTGGCCTACTTTGTCACGTAGACGTTGTACCAACTGGTGATCCTGCAACATGGACTTACCCACCATTTGAAGGACGCGTTGTAGATGGTAAAGTCATTGGTCGAGGAGCTATTGATGATAAAGGACCAACGATAGCGGCATGGTTAGCGATGAAAATGATTAAAGATGAAGGCATCGAGTTAAATAAACGTGTACGTATGATTATTGGATCAGATGAAGAAAGTGGCTTCCGTTGTGTTGATCGTTATTTTGAAAAAGAAGAAATGCCATCGATTGGCTTTGCACCAGATGCAGATTTCCCATTAATCAATGCGGAAAAAGGGATTGCTCATTTAGTATTTAGTAGTGCAAAACCAACTGGTAAGGAACAACTCGTTTCACTTAAAGCTGGTAAACGTACGAATATGGTGCCAGAAGAAGCGGTAGCTAAATTGAAATTCGTCGAAACAAATATAAATGGGAATTTTCAGAAATTTCTATTGGAAAATAACGTCGAAGGGTCTATTATTGAAGCAGAAGAAGGACATCTAATTACGGTTAAAGGGAAATCTGCCCATGCAATGGAACCTGAAAAAGGACGTAACGCGGCTGTTTACTTAGCGAAGTTTTTACAAACGGTATTAACGAGCGGACAAGATAAACAATTTGTTGATTTTTTAGTCACTGTTTTTGAGGGTGATCATTATGGTTCAGCATTGAAACTAAACTTTGAAGATGAAATGTCAGGACCAACTACTTTAAATCCTGGTATTATCACTTTTGATGAAAATGGTGCTTCTATAGAAGTGAGTATGCGCTACTCAGTAACTTATCCATTTGAAGAAAAAATCACAATGGCACAAGCTGAATTACAACATCATCAGGTCACTTTAGATGTAGCTGGTAATTCGACACCACACTATGTAAGTGAAGAAGATGATCTTATTCAAACATTGCTTGAAGTGTATCGTAAATATAGTGGGGACTTCTCAAAACCTTTATCTACAGGTGGCGGTACGTACGCGCGTGTCATGAAAAAAGGTGTGGCATTCGGTATGCTATTCCCAGGAGAACCTGATGTAGCACACCAAGCAGATGAATTTGTCGTAATTGAAAATTTAGTGAAAGCAGCTGCTATTTATGCAGAAGCAATCGTGAAATTAGCAAGCAAATAA
- a CDS encoding DeoR family transcriptional regulator: MKPTTDRMLNRIKDVYMFILNKGEVTTQDLVEEFNITPRTIQRDLNVLAFNDLVMSPSRGKWTTTKKKVKMTS, encoded by the coding sequence ATGAAACCAACTACTGATAGAATGCTTAATCGTATTAAAGACGTGTATATGTTTATCCTAAACAAAGGAGAAGTGACTACACAGGATTTAGTCGAAGAGTTCAACATCACTCCTCGCACCATTCAAAGAGATTTGAATGTGTTAGCCTTCAATGACTTGGTAATGAGTCCAAGTCGAGGTAAATGGACAACGACGAAGAAAAAAGTAAAAATGACATCTTAG
- a CDS encoding pseudouridine synthase gives MRLDKLLANMGYGSRKEVKVLLKQKAVTVDGVEVKDSAMHVNPEKQNVSVFGERVEYIEFIYVMMNKPPGVISATEDKYDPTVIELLDPSIQHFEPFPVGRLDKDTEGLLLITNDGSLAHNLLSPKKHVSKWYYAKIDGVVTEVDIEAFAQGVTLDDGYHTQPGELKILASGEESEIELMIQEGKFHQVKRMFEAVGKTVTYLKRLSMGPLQLDEELELGEYRELTEEELTQLLERK, from the coding sequence ATGCGTTTAGATAAATTATTAGCAAACATGGGTTATGGCTCACGAAAAGAAGTAAAAGTTCTATTAAAGCAAAAGGCAGTTACCGTGGATGGGGTAGAAGTAAAAGATTCTGCGATGCATGTCAATCCAGAAAAGCAAAATGTTTCAGTATTTGGCGAGCGTGTAGAATACATTGAGTTTATTTATGTCATGATGAATAAGCCACCTGGTGTTATTTCAGCTACAGAAGATAAATATGATCCAACGGTTATTGAGTTACTAGACCCATCTATACAACATTTTGAGCCTTTCCCAGTAGGTCGATTAGATAAAGATACGGAAGGGCTTTTACTCATCACAAATGACGGGAGCTTAGCGCATAACTTACTTTCACCGAAAAAGCATGTATCAAAATGGTATTATGCAAAAATTGATGGGGTTGTTACCGAAGTTGATATCGAAGCATTTGCTCAAGGTGTGACACTCGATGATGGGTATCATACACAACCAGGTGAACTGAAAATTTTGGCTTCAGGTGAAGAGTCAGAAATCGAACTGATGATTCAAGAGGGTAAGTTCCATCAAGTAAAACGTATGTTTGAAGCAGTTGGTAAAACAGTTACCTACTTAAAACGACTATCAATGGGACCTTTACAGCTTGATGAGGAGCTTGAATTAGGGGAATACCGAGAATTAACAGAAGAAGAGTTAACGCAACTTTTAGAACGTAAATAA
- a CDS encoding polysaccharide biosynthesis protein, with protein MSSLMKGTAILTIGLFLSKLLGLVYIFPFYAIVGEENIGLYNYAYIPYNIMLSIAIAGLPIAVSKFVSKYNALGDYDAGRRLVKTGALLMTLTGIVAFILMNLLATPIANIVIADDEQTFSVEQIANVIQWVSYALIVVPFMSLIRGYLQGYGHYLPTSISQLIEQIVRIIFLLGGAFVVVNVMDGNQITAVNLSVFAAFIGAIGGLVTLLYYWKKLRPEIKAVQVIAPKEHQLPYSNMYKEIFKYSIPVVFVGLGSSLFQLVDMLTFNRAMIAGGVEAKITDTYFTMLNLLTQKIVMIPVVLATGFSMAIIPTVTKYFTQKDFRGVHAAMDKTYQVLLFITVPASFGIAILAEDLYHFFYSYSEMGTQVLSHYAPLAVLFALFTVSAAILQGVDYQKWVVFSLLLGLFVKTILNTPLIKVMSVDGAILATAIGYLVTIVINVLVINKVTAYNSKVVIRRILLIFILTGVMLLVVWLTHTGLTAIAPATSKLLALVYAVVCAGVGGAIYGAVAYKLGLAQILLGDKLGKIARKLKLIK; from the coding sequence ATGTCTTCATTAATGAAGGGAACAGCGATTTTAACAATCGGATTGTTTTTATCGAAGCTTTTAGGATTAGTTTATATTTTCCCGTTTTATGCAATTGTTGGTGAAGAGAATATTGGGTTATACAACTATGCCTATATTCCATATAACATTATGTTATCTATCGCAATTGCGGGATTACCAATTGCGGTTTCGAAGTTTGTATCGAAATATAATGCATTAGGTGATTATGATGCAGGGCGCCGCTTAGTCAAAACAGGTGCACTTTTAATGACGCTTACAGGGATTGTGGCGTTTATTTTAATGAACTTATTAGCAACACCGATTGCGAATATTGTTATCGCGGATGATGAGCAAACATTTAGCGTAGAACAAATTGCAAATGTTATTCAGTGGGTAAGTTATGCGTTAATCGTTGTACCATTTATGAGTTTAATACGTGGTTATTTGCAAGGTTACGGTCATTATTTACCGACCTCAATATCGCAATTAATTGAGCAGATTGTTCGTATCATCTTCTTATTAGGTGGCGCGTTTGTTGTAGTAAATGTTATGGATGGCAATCAAATTACGGCCGTAAATTTATCAGTATTTGCTGCATTTATTGGTGCAATTGGAGGACTTGTAACACTGCTCTATTATTGGAAAAAATTACGCCCTGAAATTAAAGCGGTTCAAGTGATTGCACCAAAAGAGCATCAGCTACCTTACTCCAACATGTATAAAGAGATTTTTAAGTACTCGATTCCAGTCGTATTCGTAGGTCTTGGAAGTTCATTATTCCAACTTGTTGATATGCTAACATTTAACCGTGCAATGATTGCTGGTGGTGTTGAAGCAAAAATAACAGATACGTACTTCACGATGCTAAACTTATTAACACAAAAAATTGTGATGATTCCAGTCGTTTTAGCAACAGGCTTCTCAATGGCCATTATTCCAACTGTGACGAAATACTTTACACAAAAAGATTTTCGCGGTGTTCACGCGGCAATGGATAAAACGTATCAAGTGTTATTATTCATTACAGTACCAGCTTCGTTTGGGATTGCGATTTTAGCAGAAGATTTATATCATTTCTTCTATTCCTATAGTGAAATGGGTACGCAAGTATTAAGTCACTATGCACCACTTGCTGTTTTATTTGCGCTATTTACAGTATCAGCAGCGATTTTACAAGGTGTCGATTATCAAAAGTGGGTTGTATTTAGTTTATTGCTTGGTTTATTTGTCAAAACGATTTTAAATACACCACTGATTAAAGTCATGTCAGTGGATGGAGCAATTTTAGCGACAGCAATTGGTTATCTTGTAACGATTGTTATTAATGTTTTAGTCATTAACAAAGTGACAGCTTATAACTCAAAAGTTGTTATACGTCGCATTCTATTAATATTCATATTAACAGGCGTCATGTTACTTGTTGTTTGGTTAACACACACCGGTCTTACAGCAATTGCACCAGCTACTTCGAAGTTACTTGCATTAGTATACGCAGTAGTTTGCGCAGGTGTTGGGGGAGCGATTTATGGCGCAGTCGCTTATAAATTAGGATTAGCTCAAATTTTACTCGGAGATAAATTAGGGAAGATTGCACGTAAATTAAAATTGATAAAATAA
- a CDS encoding NAD(P)/FAD-dependent oxidoreductase, protein MFDCIVIGGGPSGLMAAIAAAEQEKKVLLLEKGSKLGKKLAISGGGRCNVTNRLSADEIIKHIPGNGRFLYSPFTVYNNEDIIKFFEGLGVALKEEDHGRMFPVSNRAQDVVDALEKELKRLNVEVRYHTAVNKLLMDDEKIYGVRLESGEEVRSQTVVVAVGGKAVPQTGSTGDGYPWAERAGHTVTTLFPTEVPVTSKEPFIQSRELQGLALRDVAVSVLNKKGKVLVTHQMDMLFTHFGLSGPAILRCSQFIVKEQLKTGSAPVQVRIQSLTDYNEETCFQMLNKTIKAEPKKAVKNLWKSLVPERWLLFLLERAGIDVSLTGIELSQEKIRNFARELIGFTMDVHGTQPIEKAFVTGGGVSVKEIESKTMASKKKLGLYFCGEILDIHGYTGGYNITSALVTGRIAGMSAGQFHA, encoded by the coding sequence ATGTTTGATTGTATAGTAATCGGTGGCGGACCATCAGGTTTAATGGCGGCAATCGCAGCAGCCGAGCAAGAAAAGAAAGTTCTACTACTTGAAAAAGGATCGAAGCTTGGTAAAAAGCTTGCGATTTCAGGTGGTGGGCGTTGTAACGTAACGAATCGTTTATCAGCAGATGAAATTATTAAACATATCCCAGGTAATGGCCGTTTTTTATACAGCCCTTTTACGGTGTATAACAATGAAGATATTATCAAATTTTTTGAAGGACTGGGCGTTGCGCTAAAAGAAGAAGACCATGGACGTATGTTCCCTGTTTCAAACCGCGCACAAGACGTGGTCGACGCACTCGAAAAAGAATTAAAACGATTGAATGTTGAAGTGCGTTACCATACAGCAGTCAATAAATTATTAATGGATGATGAAAAGATTTACGGCGTTCGTTTAGAAAGTGGTGAAGAAGTCCGCTCTCAAACAGTCGTAGTAGCAGTGGGGGGAAAAGCAGTTCCTCAAACAGGTTCAACAGGTGATGGTTATCCATGGGCGGAACGTGCGGGACACACAGTAACAACTTTGTTCCCTACTGAAGTTCCCGTAACCTCAAAAGAACCATTCATTCAATCACGTGAATTACAAGGATTAGCATTACGTGATGTAGCCGTTTCAGTACTAAATAAAAAAGGCAAAGTGCTCGTGACCCATCAAATGGATATGCTGTTTACTCACTTTGGCTTAAGCGGTCCAGCTATTTTACGTTGTAGCCAATTTATCGTGAAAGAGCAATTAAAAACAGGAAGCGCTCCCGTACAAGTTCGTATTCAATCTTTAACAGACTATAATGAAGAAACATGCTTCCAAATGCTCAACAAAACGATTAAAGCTGAACCGAAAAAGGCCGTGAAGAACTTATGGAAATCGCTTGTACCAGAACGTTGGTTACTATTCTTACTAGAGCGTGCAGGAATTGATGTTTCATTAACAGGCATCGAGCTTTCACAAGAAAAAATCCGTAATTTTGCACGTGAACTTATAGGATTCACAATGGATGTTCACGGAACACAACCCATTGAGAAAGCCTTTGTTACAGGTGGTGGCGTTTCTGTAAAAGAGATCGAGTCGAAAACGATGGCTTCTAAGAAAAAACTAGGTTTATATTTCTGCGGAGAAATTTTAGATATTCATGGCTATACAGGTGGCTACAATATTACATCTGCATTAGTAACAGGACGTATTGCTGGTATGAGTGCGGGTCAATTTCATGCTTAA
- a CDS encoding cysteine methyltransferase — protein MHNLDNKQTTLYLAADEQMQTHLTCKKLKDTNKEEFTFAIYAFCYFEQSEGMAKSVLLKLILGLNKTGLGMTLALELANIPNIFPMQVKQIVEHIQKSPSFLQVVTKQLNVLAATSDYDTSAQAKRAKQFFIENAPKGITAFSTNRQADQLIWLYQNEQLISNISPFTIDEKGGHISFSVRIGFKHSFIMQCYEVECMMHLFNEDEKIGYFFELYLDQENYHHQLLYNAMPDHFMENKAFLNQILQLMIKRNDEQYDEYLQDLIEKFTASI, from the coding sequence ATGCATAATCTAGATAATAAACAAACCACGCTCTACTTAGCAGCAGATGAGCAGATGCAAACACATTTAACTTGTAAAAAACTAAAAGATACAAATAAAGAAGAGTTCACGTTTGCAATTTATGCCTTCTGTTATTTTGAACAATCAGAAGGCATGGCTAAAAGTGTACTTTTAAAATTAATTCTAGGCTTAAATAAAACAGGATTAGGGATGACTCTAGCATTAGAATTAGCGAATATCCCGAATATTTTTCCAATGCAAGTAAAACAAATTGTCGAACACATCCAGAAAAGTCCTAGTTTTCTACAAGTTGTTACGAAACAATTAAATGTTCTTGCAGCTACTTCTGACTACGATACATCAGCTCAAGCAAAGCGTGCGAAACAATTTTTTATTGAAAATGCACCAAAGGGAATTACCGCATTTTCAACAAATCGACAAGCAGATCAGCTTATTTGGCTTTATCAAAATGAACAGCTAATTTCAAATATTAGCCCGTTTACGATTGATGAAAAAGGTGGGCACATTTCCTTTTCAGTTCGCATTGGCTTTAAGCATTCCTTTATAATGCAGTGCTATGAAGTAGAATGTATGATGCATCTATTCAATGAGGATGAAAAGATTGGTTATTTCTTTGAACTTTATTTAGATCAAGAAAATTATCATCATCAATTACTTTATAACGCAATGCCCGATCATTTCATGGAAAACAAAGCGTTTTTAAATCAGATTTTACAACTAATGATTAAGCGTAATGATGAACAGTATGATGAGTATTTACAAGATTTAATAGAAAAGTTCACCGCAAGCATATAA